One Trachemys scripta elegans isolate TJP31775 chromosome 4, CAS_Tse_1.0, whole genome shotgun sequence genomic region harbors:
- the ATP6V1D gene encoding V-type proton ATPase subunit D, with amino-acid sequence MSGKDRIEIFPSRMAQTIMKARLKGAQTGRNLLKKKSDALTLRFRQILKKIIETKMLMGEVMREAAFSLAEAKFTAGDFSTTVIQNVNKAQVKIRAKKDNVAGVTLPVFEHYQEGGDSYELTGLARGGEQLAKLKRNYAKAVELLVELASLQTSFVTLDEAIKITNRRVNAIEHVIIPRIERTLSYIITELDEREREEFYRLKKIQEKKKILKEKNEVERALRKAAGAEHEPANLLAEEKDEDLLFE; translated from the exons GGCTCAGACCATCATGAAGGCTCGTTTGAAAGGGGCCCAGACGGGTCGTAACCTCTTAAAGAAAAAATCTGATGCTCTGACTCTTCGATTCCGACAGATACTAAAGAAAATCATTGAG ACTAAGATGTTAATGGGTGAGGTGAtgagagaagctgcattctcACTTGCTGAAGCAAAATTTACAGCTGGAGACTTCAG TACGACTGTGATCCAGAACGTGAACAAAGCTCAAGTCAAGATCAGAGCTAAGAAAGACAACGTAGCAG GTGTAACCTTACCAGTGTTTGAGCATTACCAAGAAGGAGGGGACA GTTATGAGTTGACTGGCTTAGCTAGAGGTGGGGAGCAGCTGGCAAAACTGAAGAGGAACTATGCCAAAGCAGTGGAGCTGCTTGTAGAACTGGCCTCGCTCCAG ACTTCATTTGTTACGCTGGATGAAGCTATTAAGATAACGAACCGGCGTGTGAATGCTATTGAACATG TGATTATTCCCAGGATTGAGCGCACACTGTCCTACATCATCACGGAGCTGgatgagagagagcgagaggagTTCTACAG GTTAAAGAAGATCcaggagaagaagaaaatattgaAAGAAAAGAATGAGGTAGAGCGGGCCTTACGGAAAGCTGCTGGGGCGGAACATGAACCTGCCAATCTCCtagcagaagagaaggatgaagACCTCCTCTTTGAGTAG